TATAAGTATCTCCATCCCTCTGATGCAAAGAAAAGCAAAGGGTCACATGAACAAATGGATCCGAACAGTGATTTTATTACACATAGCAACATATTTAAGATGTACTAACCTTCTTTTCTAGAAAATAGCAAGTTGCAAAGTTGTAGTGGAGGTGTTCTGTTTTTCTTAGTTTATTTTGTAGGTACAACTGTACAAGTAGCCTGCGGCAAGAGGTGCAGAATCTAGCAAAACTGGAGGCtttctcaattttttaattttttatcttcgGTAATAAGTTGTTAATGTTTTACCTTTGATTGTCACTTAGAATCATGCACTGAATTTAGTGTACAAAACCCAGTAATTAAATGGGTTCATTGACTTAGACTTGGATGCGTAAGAGACCTTGTTTGAATTGGTAATATTGATGTAGCATTCATGACTGTTCCCAAATATTGTGCTTCATGTAACTTCCAAGTTATTCAGTGAGAGATACTGCCTGTTGATTGTTGGAGGCATTTATCATTTGTCATCCCTTGTTATACTTGATTCTGTAAAAGTTCCTACCACAGAGTTGGTTGTGAACTTGTGATTATGATTAGATTGTTCTTAAACCGATTTCTGTCTCATGTGGAGTTTGTCCACCGATTTGGAGGTGGCAATTCCTTGTGTTGATTTCCTGAATTTAAGattgatattaaaataaaatgctgaTTTGGGTTAAAATAGTTGATATTTTAGTCATTTTTTCCCCTTAATGTATTGTACCTTTGAGTTTCTGGATTAGATGTTGCATGATGGTGAAATTTGTCGTCGTTGGTAATAGAATGATCATCAAAACTAAAGCCGTCTGTGTGCTCCCACAGATGATATAAACCCATCTTCTTCACCAAAAATCCCTTCAAGAGCAGTGTCCCTCCTCAAAATAATGAATTCTATTAATCTCACACCACAAAATCTCTTTTTAATCTCGTGACAGTTGCACATTTCTTAAGTTCTTCATCACTCGAAATGTGATTTCTTTATGTTTGTGTTACCAACCCAAGGCTAAGGCCAGTCACCTGAGCTCTATGTGCGTGTTTCTGTGTCAGAaaattttcgtttttttttaaaaatgttcaTGTCCACAATTTCCTCCTTGATCACTGGTTCCCATCAGCCCACCATATAATTAACCCCATTGCACCTCCAGCAATCCAAAGACGCAGCACCTCTTTTGTTTCATTTCAGGCTGAAGACAGCATTCATCTGCTCCCCAGCCAATGCTGGAGTGTAAAGTCGTCCTTGAAGGCTGAAGCTCCACAAGAGAGCTCCTACATTAGTGTTTCCTTAAAAATGGTTTACTACGTGGAATCCAACTTGAGACTTTATAATCTTGAAGAAGGTTTCAGTATCACTAAATTAAAACTCAATGACggccccttttctttttctgaacAAGTTTATCTAAAATGGTGGGTGTCAATTGAGAGATATCAATGTGTTATTGGACCATTCCTCAGTTCCTTAATCTTTTCTTACTAGTGGAATCTATGCTGAATATTGTCTTCTTGAGATCCAATATTAACATCATAGTACTTATAGATCAAATTTTAGGACTTATCATTATTATCATGTcaaaatatgataattttattacgTTCTAATAAAAaagatgatttttttaaaaataaagatgaGTACTTATATGAAGTTATTTCcaatagttattatttttacttaGTTTCCGTTATATTTCTTCATTTTCATACTAaatacttataattatttttattaactattATTTCCTAAAAGTCACTTGCGTAATTTTACCCCATTTCATAGTTCCTCCCAAACCCACCCCAACAACCAAAACTCCTCCAGAAAGTAAAAGCAGTTACGCAGTTACCCAGCCGAGGAGTTTGGAGCAGTGGGCCGGTGGAATTTCCCATGGAATAGAGCTTTACGTGTTCGATTAAAATCCTGAAAGGGCTCTGATTTAGAGTCATAAATCTCCAAGAAAGGCACTTTATGGTGAAGGGATGGGATTGGAGGAGGGCTAACCACATGGATGATGACAACTGCATCACTACAAGTGGTTTGCCAGAATCTGAGACCTGTTAAATTGGCGCAACTTGAATGGCCCCTACTGCTACTAAAACCACTTGCTAAGAGACAACCATATTTACCAGTTCAGCAACCACTATCCTGTTAGATTCCATGTCCTTTTGGGGCCTCACTAGTTGTTGGGTCCTCTTTTTTCAATGTTCATATGATGAACATGGCCCAGAGCAAACAAACAAGACGACGGAAAAAAGGTAAACATATACGACACTTGGAAATTGGTATCTCACAcaaaacaaatttaattttactcatGGTCCCAGAAGCAAAAATTGAGAGTTTAATATGATATTTGCTTTGTTGATTTAGCTATTCAGTAATGTGGTTCACTTTCTACTGTAAGAAGCTTCCATTAGTCTGTAAGAcggaaaataaatagaaaatagaaaagaaGAGGGTTAAAGTCCTCACTTGGCCCCTTCCCAGTCTTAATCAGAAGGGAATCTGGTCAGATTTTTCTTGGCATTGATTTGTCATTTTGTTCCAAAGGAAAGGGATAAGACAAAGCTATATCTACTCAAAACTTTTTTTTGCCGGTGACTTGAGTTGGTGATCATTGCTTAATATGGAGGAGATGAACAACGAAGATCACTGTGGTCGCTTTGCAACCTGATCCTAATTTTTACATGCAAGAAAATTTTTTGGAAGTAGTAATGTTAGATCTTTATATTATGATATATAGACAATTATGCTAAATAGGAACAAGCATTTCTGAAAATTAGCCAAGATAGTTGCCTGATGGTAAAGACATGTCCACTCATCTATTTGATTCaagtttgatatttttttttgtgatgaGTAAATATAGACTCCATTGTAGCACAAGCTTTGTGGGTCGAGACCGGTGATTGCTTACACATGTGATCCTGCTGAAAGTTCATGTCTCCTGGAAAGAATGTGAACAAATTTCTATTGACAGAGTGGAATGGGAAGAAGTTTTTATTAACAAGAATGTGAAGAAGTTTTTACTGCGGGAGCACTATccataatattttttcattaatgaaGTGGAATCAGTTGTACATCTGATCCTGCTATGAGCTAACAGTAATGGAAGATCAACTGTTATTAATCTGTTAATTTACTTATCTTTTTgtatcttttcattttttttagatCCAATATGCTTTTAGAATTATTAGTTCTGCATACAAGTGAGAACCACACAGTTGTTAGCTAGCCTCCCCTAGAAGATTACTTATCTTAGTTACTTCTATGAAGTGCATATAATAGGAACCTGCACCGTACTTGCTATACAGCAGAGACTAGATATTGACGATAGAAACTGTATGCTTTCTGCTCATATAAATAGAGAGAAATGTGTAAGCTTGGAAACTACCAAGTATAGCGCTTGTCAGTTTTCACTTATTTTGTCATCTCCAAGTTCTTTTTACTGCCATGGCTCCTGTACCCAGTTCTCCAATCAAGGTTGGTCATATAGATGATGTTCAGGAACTGAGAAAGGCTAAGCCAACAACAATCCCTGAAAGATTTGTTAGGGACATGACTGAAAGGCCAACACTAGCCACAACTCTGCCCTCCATGAGTGAAATACCAATTATTAATTTCTCTAGCTTTGTGAATGGCAATAAAGATGACTACCAAACTGAAAGCTTGCAGCTTGCAAGAGCCTGTGAGCAGTGGGGATTTTTTCAGGTAAAACAAGATTTTATGTTCTTTCATTCCCTTACTGCTTGATAAATGGATATGGAAGCTGACTCTTATATAAATATTGTTGATTTCTCAGGTGATTAATCATGGAATTGATCTTAGCTTGCTTGAGAGCATAGAAGAGGTGGCCAAGAATTTCTTCATGTTGCCTTTGGAGGAGAAGCAGCAGTATCCAATGGCACCAGGAACTGTTCAGGGATATGGACAAGCTTTTGTGTTCTCTGAGGACCAAAAGCTGGATTGGTGCAACATGTTTGCTCTTGGGATTGAGCCCCACTGTATCAGGAACCCAAAACTATGGCCAATAAAGCCACCAAATTTCAGGTAATCTTTGTGTCATAGTATAAAAAAGAGTTCTTTAAGACTACAAATTTCTCCGCAGTTATGTCACATGTTACTTCTGTAGTGAAACTGTAGAGGTTTATTCAAGAGAAGTGAAGAAACTGTGCCAGAATCTACTGAAGTACATGAGTAAAACCCTTGGGTTGAAATCAGACACCTTTGAAGAAATCTTTGGGGTAGCTGTGCAAGCCATAAGGATGAACTACTACCCACCTTGTTCAAGACCTGACCTAGTTTTAGGCCTAAGTCCACATTCAGATGGGAGTGCCCTAACTGTGTTGCAGCAAGGAAAGGGTAGCTCTGTAGGGCTCCAGGTCCTTAAAGATAACAAGTGGGTGCCTGTTCAGCCCATTCCAAATGCATTAGTAATCAACATTGGTGACACTTTAGAAGTAAGAAAAATCCTAAATTTTGATTTCCTATGACACCTATCTGCAGCACTGAACCACATAATATTTTTGAATATACAGGTTCTAACAAATGGAAAATACAAGAGTGTGGAACACAGGGCAGTCACTCACAAGGAAAAGGACCGTCTTTCTATTGTCACCTTCTATGCTCCAAGCTATGAAATAGAGCTTGGACCAATGCCAGAACTGGTGGATGAGAACAATCCATGCAAGTATAGGAGATATTCTCATGCAGAATACAACAAACACTATGTAACTAACAAGTTACAAGTGAAGAAAACAGTCGAATTCACCAAGATCAAAAGCAACACATCTGCTGAATAGTGAATTTATATGTACTGGTGTTAGTGTTTCACTTTCTCATGTCATCTGTGTGGAATCAAGTGCAAATTACAAGTTGGGTATtttatgtatataaatataattggtGGGAATCAATGATAATCTGCACTATTCATGGGTTAACTCATTTGTAATAGACAAGCAATTAGTTGAAGCCTGCGGGGTCTTATGCTCATAAGCATTTCTTGTCAAATGTGTTTGGTTGTGAGGACTTTTTTGAATGAGCATCTGTAACCATAGGAGAAAACAAGAATCAAACACAGGAGTTAATGCCACAGTTGCTGTTTCTTCTTGTGTCAGATTCTTAAAAGGGAAAGAAGCTGTCAATCAAGTGGGGTGCCCAGAACACCACCACTCAATGTTTCTGAAAAAATGAAACACAAATGGACAAAATCACTGGTCTTCCATTGTTCAAGGGACGAGAGCTTTTTCTTAGTGGTAGGAGACAGGAGAACCCACATTTTGTAAGTTGTTCATATTATTAGAGTGAAGGAAGCACTAGCCAATGAACTCGCAATGGACTTTTGCCTTCTTTTCAAAACTTCAATGATATTTAGGAGCTAGCAGCACACAGAGCACAAAGAAGAGAGCTCTAGCATTCAAGATTATTTTCTACAGTTTAGCGAAACTAATTATTCATTTTTTCATTCtctaaaaatacattaattagtTTCTATTTTTTTCCAACCGTTAGATATTTAATCCCTTGGTTTGTTTAAGTTGGTAGtttatataaaatgattaaaatgTCATTGTCACTAGTTAGTTTTTGCAATTTCAAAGTAGAAATTTTCAATACCTACAACTTTAAAAACTATAGATATTCAATTTCTGCAATTTTAAAAATCACCTAACTATTTGTGGTTGCAATTTATAGGAATAACTAATTAGTTAACGGTTTAAAAAGACAAGAAAAATAATGTGTTTTTTCTTATAAAGAGTTCAGAAACCTCATTG
The genomic region above belongs to Manihot esculenta cultivar AM560-2 chromosome 3, M.esculenta_v8, whole genome shotgun sequence and contains:
- the LOC110610567 gene encoding protein SRG1 gives rise to the protein MAPVPSSPIKVGHIDDVQELRKAKPTTIPERFVRDMTERPTLATTLPSMSEIPIINFSSFVNGNKDDYQTESLQLARACEQWGFFQVINHGIDLSLLESIEEVAKNFFMLPLEEKQQYPMAPGTVQGYGQAFVFSEDQKLDWCNMFALGIEPHCIRNPKLWPIKPPNFSETVEVYSREVKKLCQNLLKYMSKTLGLKSDTFEEIFGVAVQAIRMNYYPPCSRPDLVLGLSPHSDGSALTVLQQGKGSSVGLQVLKDNKWVPVQPIPNALVINIGDTLEVLTNGKYKSVEHRAVTHKEKDRLSIVTFYAPSYEIELGPMPELVDENNPCKYRRYSHAEYNKHYVTNKLQVKKTVEFTKIKSNTSAE